One genomic window of Quercus lobata isolate SW786 chromosome 9, ValleyOak3.0 Primary Assembly, whole genome shotgun sequence includes the following:
- the LOC115961953 gene encoding TMV resistance protein N-like — translation MSPSLSTPTYEYDVFVSFRGADTRTSFTAHLLAALDRKSIRVYKDDINLPRGEEIGPELLKAIETSKIAVVVFSKNYATSDWCLDELVKIMECKSVLNQRVLPIFYDVTESEVVEQKGNFAESLSNGPEEKVESWTAALTEVANLAGFRLEPSRPEPEFIEEIVEVIWKRVKGESSTVQSRRQIDNPSAGDGEDSSIIISQNDALSVQNAIAEWSRLFFFCGPVSLIYDHANARECSVSFGPPPTNEGGERFFRLLLSGLQISPCHIHLYVVLILIVKLVADVLPTPCSSII, via the exons ATGTCTCCTTCTTTATCGACCCCAACATATGAATATGATGTTTTCGTTAGTTTTCGTGGAGCAGATACCCGCACAAGCTTCACCGCCCATCTCTTGGCCGCTTTAGACCGTAAAAGTATTCGTGTCTATAAAGATGACATAAACCTCCCAAGAGGGGAAGAGATTGGGCCTGAGTTGTTGAAGGCAATTGAAACATCAAAGATTGCAGTTGTGGTGTTTTCTAAAAACTATGCTACTTCGGATTGGTGTCTGGACGAGCTGGTGAAGATCATGGAATGCAAAAGTGTGTTAAATCAAAGGGTGCTGCCTATTTTCTACGATGTAACTGAATCCGAGGTGGTAGAACAGAAGGGGAATTTTGCAGAGTCTCTTTCCAATGGCCCTGAAGAAAAGGTGGAGAGTTGGACGGCTGCTTTGACTGAAGTTGCAAACTTGGCTGGCTTTCGTTTGGAACCATCTCG TCCAGAGCCAGAGTTTATAGAGGAAATTGTTGAAGTCATTTGGAAAAGAGTAAAAGGGGAATCATCCACCGTTCAATCCCGTCGTCAGATTGATAATCCCAGTGCCGGTGACGGTGAAGACTCTTCAATAATCATCTCGCAAAATGATGCTTTATCTGTTCAAAATGCTATTGCTGAGTGGagtcgtcttttttttttttgtgggccAGTTAGCCTTATATACGATCACGCAAATGCGAGGGAGTGTTCTGTATC CTTTGGACCTCCACCTACTAATGAAGGTGGAGAAAGATTCTTTCGGCTCTTGCTTAGTGGTCTCCAAATCTCTCCTTGTCACATCCACCTCTATGTTGTACTTATATTGATTGTGAAACTCGTGGCAGATGTCCTCCCAACTCCTTGCTCTAGCATCATCTAG